A window of the Mus pahari chromosome 1, PAHARI_EIJ_v1.1, whole genome shotgun sequence genome harbors these coding sequences:
- the Gcnt1 gene encoding beta-1,3-galactosyl-O-glycosyl-glycoprotein beta-1,6-N-acetylglucosaminyltransferase codes for MLRNLFWRRLFSYPTKYYFMLLVLSLITFSVLRIHQKSEFVSIRHLELVGDDPNSNVNCTKILQGDPEEIQKVKLEILRVQFKKRPRWTPHDYINMTRDCASFIRTRKYIVEPLTKEEVGFPIAYSIVVHHKIEMLDRLLRAIYVPQNFYCIHVDRKAEESFLAAVQGIASCFDNVFVASQLESVVYASWSRVKADLNCMKDLYRMNANWKYLINLCGMDFPIKTNLEIVRKLKCFIGENNLETEKMPPNKEERWKKRYAIVDGKLTNTGVIKAQPPLKTPLFSGSAYFVVSREYVGYVLENRNIQKFMEWAQDTYSPDEFLWATIQRIPEVPGSFPSSHKYDLSDMNAIARFVKWQYFEGDVSNGAPYPPCGGVHVRSVCVFGAGDLSWMLRQHHFFANKFDMDVDPFAIQCLDEHLRRKALENLEH; via the coding sequence ATGCTGAGAAACTTGTTTTGGAGGAGACTTTTCTCTTATCCTACAAAATACTACTTTAtgctccttgttctctctctaaTTACCTTCTCTGTTTTAAGAATTCATCAGAAGTCTGAATTTGTTAGTATCAGACACTTGGAGCTGGTTGGAGATGACCCTAACAGCAATGTTAACTGCACCAAGATTTTACAGGGTGACCCAGAAGAAATCCAGAAGGTGAAGCTTGAGATACTAAGAGTGCAATTCAAGAAGCGCCCGAGGTGGACACCGCATGACTATATAAACATGACCCGTGATTGTGCCTCTTTTATCAGGACACGCAAATATATTGTGGAGCCCCTTACTAAAGAAGAGGTAGGCTTTCCAATTGCATATTCCATCGTGGTTCATCATAAAATTGAAATGCTTGACAGGCTCCTGAGGGCCATCTATGTGCCTCAGAATTTCTACTGCATTCACGTGGACAGAAAAGCAGAGGAATCCTTTTTAGCCGCGGTGCAGGGCATCGCATCCTGCTTTGATAATGTCTTTGTGGCCAGCCAGTTGGAGAGTGTTGTTTATGCATCCTGGAGTCGGGTTAAGGCTGACCTCAACTGCATGAAGGACCTGTACAGAATGAATGCAAACTGGAAGTACTTGATCAATCTTTGTGGTATGGATTTCCCTATTAAAACCAATCTGGAAATTGTCAGGAAGCTCAAATGCTTCATAGGGGAAAACAACCtggaaactgagaaaatgcctcccaacaaggaagagagatggaaaaaaagaTATGCCATTGTCGATGGGAAGCTGACCAACACTGGAGTGATCAAAGCACAGCCCCCACTCAAAACTCCTCTCTTTTCAGGCAGTGCCTACTTCGTGGTCAGTAGGGAATATGTAGGCTATGTGctggaaaatagaaatattcaaaAGTTCATGGAATGGGCACAGGACACCTACAGCCCAGATGAGTTCTTATGGGCCACCATCCAAAGGATCCCCGAAGTCCCTGGTTCTTTCCCCTCAAGCCATAAGTATGACTTGTCTGACATGAATGCCATTGCTAGGTTTGTCAAGTGGCAGTACTTTGAAGGCGATGTTTCCAACGGTGCCCCTTATCCACCGTGCGGTGGAGTCCACGTGCGCTCTGTGTGCGTCTTCGGAGCTGGTGACTTGAGCTGGATGCTGCGCCAACATCACTTTTTTGCCAATAAGTTTGACATGGATGTCGACCCCTTTGCCATCCAGTGTTTGGATGAGCATCTGAGGCGTAAAGCCCTGGAGAACTTAGAACACTAA